The Mycolicibacterium monacense genome contains the following window.
ACGACGGTGAGCGTGTCACCTTGACCGACACCCCGGAGCACCGGGCCGCCACGGTCAAGGCGCTGCAGATCATCAAGTCTGTGGCGACCGCCCCGGGGGCGGATCCGTCGATCACCCAGACCGACGAGACGACCGCACGCCTCGCGCTCGAGCAGGGCAAGGCCGCGCTCGAGGTCAACTGGCCCTACGTGCTGCCGTCGCTGCTGGAGAACGCCGTCAAGGGTGGCGTGCCGTTCCTGCCGCTGAATCAGGACCCGTCGCTGACCGGGGCGATCAACGACGTGGGCTCTTTCTCACCGAGCGACGAGCAGTTCCGGACCGCCTTCGACGCGAGCCGGCCCGTGTTCGGCTTCGCGCCGTATCCCGGGGTGCAACCCGGCGACCCGGCGCGGGTCACGCTGGGCGGTCTGAACCTGGCCGTGGCCAGGACGACCCAGCACCGCGCCGAGGCCTTCGAGGCGATCCGGTGCCTGCGCAACGTCGAGAACCAGCGGTACACCTCGGTCGAGGGTGGACTGCCCGCGGTGCGGGCGTCGCTGTACGACGATCCGGCGTTCCAGGCGAAATACCCGCAGTACGAGATCATCCGCGATCAGTTGACGAACGCCGCGGTCCGGCCGGCCTCACCGGTGTACCAGGCGATGTCGACGCGGATCACGGTGACGCTGGCACCGATATCGGACATCGATCCGGAACGGACCGCCGATGAACTCACCGAGCAGGTCCAGAAGGCCATCGACGGCAAGGGGTTGATCCCGTGACGGCCACCGCAGCGCCCGCCCCGCCGACCGAGGTGCGCGGCGGCAGCGACGACTCCCGTTCGGACCGCCGGCTGGCCTTCATGCTGATCGCCCCGGCGGTCGTGCTCATGCTCGCGGTGACCGCCTATCCGATCGGGTACGCGGTGTGGCTCAGCCTGCAGCGCTACAACCTCGCCGAACCCAGTGACACCGAATTCGTCGGGTTGTCGAACTATGTCACGGTCCTGAGCGACCAATACTGGTGGACCGCGTTCGCCGTCACCTTGGCGATCACCGTCGTCTCGGTCGCGATCGAGTTCGTGCTCGGGATGGCCCTGGCCTTGGTGATGCACCGGACCATCTTCGGCAAGGGGGTGGTGCGCACGGCGATCCTGGTCCCGTACGGCATCGTCACCGTCGCGGCCTCCTACAGCTGGTACTACGCGTGGACGCCCGGCACCGGATACCTGGCCAACCTGCTGCCGGAGGGCAGCGCGCCGCTGACGGAGCAGCTGCCGTCGCTGGCCATCGTGGTGCTCGCCGAGGTGTGGAAGACGACGCCGTTCATGGCGCTGCTGTTGCTGTCGGGGCTCGCGCTGGTGCCGCAGGATCTGCTCAACGCCGCCCAGATGGACGGTGCGGGGCCGTGGAAGCGGCTGGTGAAGGTCATCCTGCCGCTGATCAAACCGGCCATCCTGGTGGCGCTGCTGTTCCGCACGCTGGACGCGTTCCGGATCTTCGACAACATCTACATCCTCACCGGCGGCGCCAACAACACCGGGTCGGTGTCGATCCTGGGCTACGACAACTTGTTCAAGGCGTTCAACCTCGGGCTCGGCTCGGCGCTCAGCGTCTTGATATTCCTGTGCGTGGCGATCATCGCGTTCATCTACATCAAGCTGTTCGGAGCGTCTGCGCCCGGCTCGGACGAGGAGAGGCGTTAGATGAACGAGCGGGTGACCGCCGGTCGCGCGAGCGGATGGGCCGTCGTGAACATCCTCGTGGTGATCTACGCGCTGCTGCCGGTGCTGTGGATCCTGAGCCTGTCGCTCAAGCCGACGTCGAGCGTCAAGGACGGCAAGCTGATCCCGACCGAGATCACCTTCGACAACTACAAGGGCATCTTCCAGGGCAACGCGTTCACGTCCGCGCTGATCAACTCCATCGGCATCGGTCTGATCACCACGGTGATCGCGGTGGTGGTCGGCGGGATGGCCGCATACGCGGTGGCGCGGTTGACGTTCCCCGGTAAGCGCCTGTTGGTCGGCGTTGCGCTGCTGATCGCAATGTTCCCCCAGATTTCGCTGGT
Protein-coding sequences here:
- a CDS encoding carbohydrate ABC transporter permease, with protein sequence MTATAAPAPPTEVRGGSDDSRSDRRLAFMLIAPAVVLMLAVTAYPIGYAVWLSLQRYNLAEPSDTEFVGLSNYVTVLSDQYWWTAFAVTLAITVVSVAIEFVLGMALALVMHRTIFGKGVVRTAILVPYGIVTVAASYSWYYAWTPGTGYLANLLPEGSAPLTEQLPSLAIVVLAEVWKTTPFMALLLLSGLALVPQDLLNAAQMDGAGPWKRLVKVILPLIKPAILVALLFRTLDAFRIFDNIYILTGGANNTGSVSILGYDNLFKAFNLGLGSALSVLIFLCVAIIAFIYIKLFGASAPGSDEERR
- a CDS encoding ABC transporter substrate-binding protein — translated: MRARRLCAAAVTALTTASMVSACGSGGGGLVINYYTPANEAATFTAVANRCNEELGGRFRIEQRNLPKGADDQRLQLARRLTGNDTSLDVMALDVVWTAEFAEAGWALPLSDDPAGLAEADATANTLPGPLETAKWQDKLYAAPITTNTQLLWYRADLIPQPPTTWDGMVAEATRLHAAGGPSWIAVQGKQYEGLMVWFNTLLESAGGQVLSDDGERVTLTDTPEHRAATVKALQIIKSVATAPGADPSITQTDETTARLALEQGKAALEVNWPYVLPSLLENAVKGGVPFLPLNQDPSLTGAINDVGSFSPSDEQFRTAFDASRPVFGFAPYPGVQPGDPARVTLGGLNLAVARTTQHRAEAFEAIRCLRNVENQRYTSVEGGLPAVRASLYDDPAFQAKYPQYEIIRDQLTNAAVRPASPVYQAMSTRITVTLAPISDIDPERTADELTEQVQKAIDGKGLIP